From a single Leptospira levettii genomic region:
- a CDS encoding PAS domain-containing hybrid sensor histidine kinase/response regulator gives MDHNIPKEAYSSLILQYFYDAVIVTDLDFRITSWNLSAERIYGYKVEEVLGKSTVDILQTIMLESDRETSIAHLKSTGIWQGEVFQSAKDGSKLKIRSAVSFLKDKDGNTIGVIAINRDITEQNKIQEELAESEERFRMSFENAGVGVCLLDLDGKFLRVNKKLQLMLGYKETELLGRASKDFAYKEDQNIFYQYRESALKGKDVDVVYEKRYISKSNQVLWIEISNSLVRDRNGSPLYFVVHFNDITDRKNAELHLLQAKKEAERANQAKSDFVANMSHEIRTPLNGVIGFNELLMTTKLDADQKEYVKNAISSAHGLLGIINDILDISKIEAGKLVLNETVSNLKHIIKDSLGVLQWKAKEKNIQLEFIESNQLPEWIVVDATRLRQILINLLGNAVKFTEKGSVTLKIEPELVGNEKMNLKFSIQDTGIGIPESHKTKIFQSFWQGESNSTRRFGGTGLGLRITKSLLELMGGEIEFSSVEGKGTEFRFSIETFILKNANVTEEKNENFQREIWENINQSKLCEVTPSILIAEDNLMNRDLLKRMILKYIPNANLLEAENGVDAVRMVSAKKPEMIFMDVQMPEMDGLEAATIIRNDKSNQQIPIIALTAGALYEERKKCFDVGMDHFLTKPIDILALNQVLYHYLNPSKLE, from the coding sequence ATGGATCATAACATTCCGAAGGAAGCTTACTCTTCACTCATCCTTCAATACTTTTATGATGCCGTCATTGTAACCGATTTGGATTTTCGCATCACCAGTTGGAATCTTTCTGCAGAAAGGATTTATGGCTACAAAGTAGAAGAAGTTCTCGGGAAATCAACAGTTGATATCTTACAAACGATCATGTTGGAAAGTGATCGAGAAACGAGTATTGCGCATCTCAAGTCGACTGGCATCTGGCAGGGTGAAGTGTTTCAATCTGCAAAAGATGGTTCCAAATTAAAAATACGGTCTGCTGTTAGTTTTTTAAAAGACAAAGATGGCAATACGATCGGTGTCATTGCCATCAACAGAGATATAACCGAACAAAATAAAATCCAAGAAGAACTCGCAGAAAGTGAAGAAAGATTTCGCATGAGTTTTGAAAATGCGGGAGTTGGAGTTTGCCTTCTCGACTTAGATGGTAAGTTTTTGCGTGTAAATAAGAAACTCCAACTGATGTTGGGTTATAAGGAAACGGAACTATTAGGCCGAGCTTCCAAAGATTTTGCTTATAAAGAAGACCAGAATATTTTTTATCAATACCGAGAATCAGCACTCAAAGGAAAAGATGTGGATGTGGTTTATGAAAAACGCTACATCTCAAAATCCAATCAAGTTTTATGGATCGAAATTTCCAATTCACTTGTTCGGGATCGGAATGGTTCTCCATTGTATTTTGTAGTTCACTTTAATGATATTACAGATCGAAAAAATGCGGAATTACATTTATTACAGGCAAAAAAAGAGGCGGAACGTGCAAACCAAGCCAAGTCAGATTTTGTAGCAAATATGAGTCATGAAATTCGAACTCCCTTAAATGGAGTGATCGGTTTTAATGAATTACTCATGACAACGAAATTAGATGCAGACCAAAAAGAATACGTAAAAAATGCAATCAGTAGTGCACATGGTTTGTTAGGCATTATCAATGACATATTAGATATCTCTAAAATTGAAGCTGGCAAACTAGTGTTAAACGAAACAGTTTCAAATTTGAAGCACATCATAAAAGACTCGCTAGGTGTACTCCAATGGAAGGCGAAAGAAAAAAATATCCAATTGGAATTTATAGAATCAAATCAATTACCAGAATGGATTGTTGTTGATGCAACCAGACTTAGGCAAATATTGATTAACCTGCTTGGAAATGCTGTCAAATTTACCGAAAAGGGAAGTGTAACATTAAAGATTGAGCCAGAGTTAGTTGGGAATGAGAAAATGAATCTTAAATTTTCCATTCAAGATACAGGAATCGGAATCCCAGAATCACACAAAACTAAAATTTTCCAATCGTTTTGGCAAGGAGAGTCCAATTCCACACGTCGTTTTGGTGGGACTGGTCTTGGGCTTCGTATTACTAAATCTCTACTTGAACTAATGGGTGGTGAGATCGAATTTTCTTCTGTGGAAGGGAAGGGAACGGAGTTTCGTTTTTCGATCGAAACTTTCATTCTGAAAAATGCGAATGTCACTGAAGAAAAGAATGAAAACTTCCAGAGAGAAATTTGGGAAAATATAAACCAGTCCAAACTTTGCGAAGTGACTCCTAGTATCCTCATTGCCGAAGACAATTTGATGAACCGGGACCTTTTAAAAAGAATGATATTAAAATACATTCCAAACGCTAATTTATTGGAAGCTGAAAATGGGGTTGATGCTGTTCGAATGGTTAGCGCAAAAAAACCAGAAATGATTTTTATGGATGTTCAAATGCCAGAAATGGATGGATTGGAAGCAGCGACAATCATTCGAAATGACAAATCTAACCAACAAATCCCAATCATAGCTTTGACTGCTGGTGCACTCTACGAAGAACGTAAAAAATGTTTTGATGTTGGTATGGACCATTTTTTGACCAAACCGATTGATATTTTGGCTCTCAATCAAGTCTTATACCATTATTTGAATCCTTCCAAACTCGAATAG
- a CDS encoding STAS domain-containing protein — translation MKIKVTSKNDVHIIKIEGAIKAGNEFELSEKIEQYIKKGQVPKFIIDLKKVPFINSAGLGTFLNIYKHIDGLNGRLVFANLNSDIENLMEITKLSSVFEIYKTLEEAEDSFEY, via the coding sequence ATGAAAATCAAAGTTACTAGTAAAAACGACGTGCACATCATTAAAATTGAAGGTGCCATCAAAGCCGGAAATGAGTTCGAGTTGTCTGAAAAGATTGAACAGTACATCAAAAAAGGCCAAGTCCCCAAATTCATTATTGATTTGAAAAAGGTTCCCTTTATCAATTCTGCTGGACTGGGAACGTTTCTGAACATCTACAAACACATAGATGGACTGAATGGACGTCTCGTTTTTGCGAACTTAAATTCCGATATCGAAAACCTGATGGAAATTACCAAACTTTCCAGTGTGTTTGAGATATACAAAACTCTGGAAGAGGCTGAAGACTCCTTCGAATATTAA
- a CDS encoding RNA polymerase subunit sigma-70, producing MLPKILDEKILPMISQARITNDLGLVREYLPIWMVDRLAKKRNISEDESSEMVVTILEVFSKMWILSLKYQLTHVLGFFVTYIFNQYRNRFRNSEIPEAGELYLQLWNYSNPANEEDPMEEKVEILKSNLEKLPIFTALVLSLQFDLPMKQNLKQFLLWKLRENQSDENLFFSEWEERRNLHRQLLLRLTSMITRYTRKLYETTDPKRRDWYGKQKKIWMLRRTRAFDRSFFSEREIAKWLGITRKAVRNHLSQGKHELRKVGKDLLHYA from the coding sequence ATGTTACCAAAGATATTAGATGAAAAAATTTTGCCGATGATCAGCCAAGCAAGGATCACAAATGATCTTGGACTTGTAAGAGAATATTTGCCAATTTGGATGGTTGATCGATTGGCCAAAAAAAGAAACATCTCAGAAGATGAAAGTTCTGAAATGGTCGTTACCATTTTAGAAGTATTTTCTAAAATGTGGATTTTGAGTTTAAAATACCAACTCACTCATGTTTTGGGATTTTTTGTCACTTATATCTTCAACCAATACAGAAATCGTTTTCGCAATTCAGAAATTCCTGAAGCAGGGGAATTGTATTTACAACTTTGGAATTACTCAAACCCAGCCAATGAGGAAGATCCAATGGAAGAAAAAGTAGAGATTCTAAAATCAAATCTAGAAAAACTCCCTATCTTTACGGCTTTAGTCCTTTCCTTACAATTCGATTTACCCATGAAACAAAATCTAAAACAATTCCTCTTATGGAAATTGAGGGAAAACCAATCGGATGAGAATTTATTTTTTTCAGAATGGGAAGAAAGACGAAATCTACATCGCCAATTGCTTTTACGACTCACTTCTATGATCACACGTTACACAAGAAAATTATATGAAACTACGGACCCAAAACGAAGGGATTGGTATGGGAAACAGAAAAAAATTTGGATGTTACGTAGGACAAGAGCCTTCGATCGAAGTTTTTTTTCAGAAAGGGAGATTGCCAAATGGCTTGGCATCACAAGAAAGGCAGTTCGCAATCATTTGTCACAAGGAAAACATGAACTTAGGAAAGTCGGCAAAGATTTATTGCACTATGCATAA
- a CDS encoding Na+/H+ antiporter NhaC family protein, whose amino-acid sequence MEREKKYSIFFSLTPILYLVVSILFFRYVWIVSYPHPLALCLAGCLAYLQRLHHKFVFLHSAFRKNLLSVFPAMEILFLVGLLIASWAYSGVLLTMMQIGTILIEPKLFLPSVAIVSAIASMVSGSSWTTAGTLGVALMGVSKIWGFSDVMAAGAIVSGCYFGDKLSPLSDTTNLASSLTHVPIWTHIRHMLKTTCMSFFLAVFCFYLLNLFVWDPSREIVLPTEIGMSQLLQNKIIFWKLIPVFLVFGSSMFHLPVRVSFLLGIVSAFLFPILESGVSFEMFRSLVWGYKSQTGNLTWDQFLSGGGIVSILPTEILIVSAVWFGAVVEGYGYLNEILLQIKRWVKDQYDILLSTMGVSFLLNLMTADQYLSLVIPARAFRTLAVEKQIPEKDISRALEDSGTITSPLIPWNSCGAFMASSLGVSVVSFLPFVFFNLIHVFLSVSILLYKKIKLKSS is encoded by the coding sequence ATGGAGAGAGAAAAAAAATATTCGATATTTTTTTCTCTCACACCCATACTCTACTTAGTTGTATCTATTTTATTTTTTAGGTATGTATGGATTGTATCATACCCTCATCCTTTGGCTTTATGCCTTGCTGGTTGCCTTGCATACTTACAAAGGTTACATCATAAATTTGTTTTTTTACACTCAGCCTTTCGTAAAAATTTACTCTCAGTATTCCCTGCAATGGAGATTTTATTTTTAGTAGGGTTACTCATCGCATCATGGGCATACTCTGGTGTATTACTCACGATGATGCAAATTGGTACAATTCTTATTGAACCAAAATTATTTTTACCTTCTGTTGCGATTGTTTCGGCCATTGCTTCAATGGTTTCTGGTTCCTCTTGGACAACGGCAGGGACGTTAGGTGTTGCTCTTATGGGTGTTTCCAAAATCTGGGGATTCTCTGATGTGATGGCAGCAGGAGCGATCGTCAGCGGGTGTTATTTTGGAGATAAACTGTCTCCATTGTCGGATACAACGAATTTGGCATCTAGTTTAACGCACGTTCCTATATGGACTCATATACGGCATATGTTAAAGACTACATGTATGAGTTTTTTTTTGGCAGTTTTTTGTTTTTATCTTTTGAATTTATTTGTTTGGGATCCATCCCGAGAGATCGTATTGCCTACCGAGATTGGAATGTCGCAGTTACTCCAAAATAAAATCATCTTTTGGAAATTAATCCCTGTTTTCCTCGTATTTGGTTCTTCCATGTTCCATTTACCAGTGCGTGTCTCTTTCTTACTCGGTATCGTTTCTGCTTTTTTATTTCCCATCCTGGAATCTGGAGTTTCGTTTGAAATGTTTCGGTCTCTGGTTTGGGGTTACAAATCTCAAACAGGGAATCTCACATGGGATCAATTTTTGAGTGGTGGCGGAATTGTTTCAATATTACCTACAGAAATTTTGATCGTAAGTGCGGTTTGGTTTGGGGCGGTGGTAGAAGGTTATGGGTATCTCAATGAAATCCTACTGCAAATCAAACGATGGGTTAAAGATCAATATGACATTTTATTATCAACGATGGGTGTTTCTTTTTTACTGAATTTAATGACTGCAGACCAGTATCTTTCCCTTGTGATCCCCGCCCGTGCATTCCGAACGCTAGCGGTTGAAAAACAAATACCTGAAAAAGACATTTCAAGGGCATTAGAAGACTCAGGAACCATTACTTCTCCCTTAATCCCATGGAATAGTTGTGGGGCATTTATGGCATCTTCATTGGGAGTTTCCGTCGTGAGTTTTTTACCATTTGTATTTTTTAACTTAATCCATGTTTTCCTCTCTGTTTCGATTTTATTGTATAAAAAAATTAAATTAAAAAGTTCATAA
- a CDS encoding NRAMP family divalent metal transporter, translated as MRRFPFLAYLGPGLLYAGAAVGVSHLVQSTRAGAVYGYGLLAVVIFANFIKYPFFVVGTKYTIVTGKSLLDGYESLGRLPIWIFFLISVGTMCIIVATVTLVTSGLFSNLLGLTMEPWMLCAIILTFCFLLLAIGKFQALDGLMKWIVVLLTVATIVAMVLSFYADIPKQTTEGKSFSLGNLADVAFLIALMGWMPIPIEAAVWQSDWTLAKKTPDGKLPPMKYAMIDFNIGYIGTTLLAVCFLALGSNMMYNTGMEFSSQAVGFASELVKLYTTAIGSWSYPIILVAAFFTMFSTTLTCFDAYPRVVSNASRRLFPTLQKFSTEKLYWYWILLVGIGSIFILLFFRTNMKSLVDFATTVSFLNAPILALIHHLILFGKEIPKEERPKPWMNLLSWFGILFLFGFSIYYVNITFF; from the coding sequence ATGAGACGATTTCCTTTTTTAGCGTATCTTGGTCCTGGTTTATTGTATGCTGGAGCAGCCGTGGGTGTTTCCCATTTGGTCCAATCCACTCGAGCTGGAGCGGTATATGGGTATGGATTGCTCGCAGTCGTAATATTTGCCAATTTTATTAAGTATCCCTTCTTTGTTGTGGGAACAAAATATACGATCGTAACCGGAAAATCATTGTTAGATGGTTATGAATCTTTGGGAAGATTACCAATCTGGATTTTTTTCCTTATATCCGTTGGAACCATGTGTATCATTGTCGCAACAGTAACGTTAGTTACATCAGGTTTATTTTCTAACTTACTTGGTTTAACAATGGAACCATGGATGTTGTGTGCGATCATATTAACATTTTGTTTTTTACTATTAGCAATCGGTAAATTCCAAGCATTGGATGGACTGATGAAGTGGATTGTAGTGCTACTCACAGTGGCAACAATCGTCGCTATGGTTTTATCCTTTTATGCAGACATCCCAAAACAAACAACAGAAGGGAAATCGTTTTCATTAGGAAACTTAGCTGATGTTGCCTTCTTAATTGCTCTGATGGGTTGGATGCCCATTCCGATTGAAGCTGCTGTATGGCAATCTGATTGGACACTTGCTAAAAAAACTCCAGATGGAAAATTACCCCCAATGAAATATGCCATGATTGATTTTAACATTGGTTATATTGGAACTACACTTCTTGCTGTTTGTTTTTTGGCTCTTGGTTCCAATATGATGTACAACACAGGTATGGAATTTTCTTCACAAGCAGTTGGATTTGCTTCTGAGTTGGTTAAACTGTATACCACTGCCATTGGATCTTGGTCTTATCCCATTATCTTGGTTGCGGCTTTTTTTACCATGTTTTCAACAACTTTAACATGTTTTGATGCATACCCACGTGTTGTATCCAATGCAAGCAGACGATTGTTCCCAACTTTGCAAAAGTTTTCGACAGAAAAATTGTATTGGTATTGGATTTTACTCGTTGGGATTGGCTCAATTTTTATCCTACTTTTTTTCCGAACCAATATGAAAAGTTTAGTCGACTTTGCGACAACAGTCTCCTTTTTAAATGCTCCGATACTTGCATTGATCCATCATTTAATATTGTTTGGAAAAGAAATTCCGAAAGAAGAAAGACCAAAACCTTGGATGAATTTATTGTCTTGGTTTGGGATTTTGTTTTTGTTTGGATTTTCCATCTATTATGTCAATATTACTTTTTTCTAA